tatatatatatattccactTTGGGGAGTTAATTCCACTTTTAAAAAGTtcagagggtaataggacccccgcaaagtttagtatgctcaactgaaaattcgatcaaagttcaaatattttcgtgggtattatcccaaagtgaaatagaaataaaattatttccaaCTATATTTCTCGTGACTCGCAAGGAAAAGGAAACGCAACGGTTCTCTATACAATTTTAAGTCGGTTGCAGTATATGTGATTAAAAGTAAAATGTCAATACACTAATGTCAGAAATTTAAAACTATATAATTTGGAGGGTAAATTGAACAATCTTCTTAATGTAATAATTTCAAGATTTCCCTCCTATATGAATTAATTCAACGGTAAATACATAACTTGGattcaagaatcaagaaccaaCTTTTCTATATATTAACATTCTCTTCTCATTTCCATTTTGCACTTTCTTGAATTCTCAATTTTGATATTTCTCTTCCACTTTGTTGAAGAAAATTTACTGTGCAACGTAACAGGTCCTTGATTCACAAAGTTGATACAATATCCCTCCTCTgaattcaagaatcaagaattgacttaattttctatataaacaTTCTCTTCTCAGTCCCATTAACTTGAAACATTCCCACCCATTATttgtttttactttcttcaattcTCTCAGTAAATTCAGAGCTCTATTCTTGTTTCGAAGTtagtctctctctctcttctttttccaTTGATAAACTCGATACAGTAAAGTCTTGCATCTTTAAAATTTCTCGTCCACTTTGTTGTGTAACAGGTGAAACATATCTATTAGGAGTTAGTTGCTTCTTGATTCCACAAAGTTGATACAATGGTAATCCCTTCTGAAGATCGCATCCATTGTCGTGGCTGCAACGCTACGGTTTCATTCGTCAAGTATTACTTTCTAAACGTAAGGATTCTCACTCTTTCTGTATCATTTCTTGCAATTTGTTATAGTATCAATTTGTTTGTAAGCGCACCAAATGTCTCTATGGGCTACAGATATTTTCTTTGATAACCAAATTGCTACTGATTTCATAGAGAGGATATGATGTATGATTATTATATTTCTTGACTAACTACATCACAACTTATTATGCTCATTTTTTATGGTCTTGTCCACTTTAATTTGCAGAAAAGAGACTTAGCTGATGCAGGGATCTTTACTAGAATGTAagtctcataatctcatgaaatTTCAGAATCTTGCGCTGTTTATTATTTGTCTAAGCTTTTTCCTGGGGCATATATGCAGGATTGATGTTGACGTTTCAGAGGATGCGCAAAATCGCAAAGTAATAGGTCGGAATACCCTAGCCCATGTTCGCTGTTCAGGATGTAAAATGCTGATCGGGTCGAAATTTGTAAGATACTAACATTAAAGATCATTTGATATTCATGATAACAAGACGATTTTgttgctctttttttttctcttaaattaaaGAATGTATGATTTCTCAGATTGCAGTCCCCGAACCAACAGAGAATATTAAAGTAGGACATTTCAGCATGGATTTGTAAGTTTCTGATTAAGAACTTGCAAATTGGGTCTGCACACATATGCGATATGTCTTGTAAGGTGTTAATTCAATCGAATATTTTGTGGCAGGAACGAGCTTATTGACTGGAAAGGTGTAACATTGTTTAATTCTCTGCTTGGAATTGGAGGCGCTACTGAACAGGCTCCTGCTGGTCAAGATGGTGGCGCCAATGAGCAAAATGCTGATCAAGATGGAGATGCTAATGAACGGATTCCTATGGAACAAGATTTAGGCGCTAATGAGCAAAATGCTGATCAAGATGAAGACGCTAATGAACAGGTTCCTATGGAACAAGATTTAGGTGCAAATGAGCAAAATGCTGAACAAGATGAAGACGCTAATGAACAGGTTCCTAATGAACAAGATGTGGTCGCTAATGAGCAAAATGCTAATCAAGATGAAGTTGGAGGCGCGCAAAGGAAGCGAAGGAGGACATCGATGTAGATCAACTTGCTGAtggaatagataatattgatgaAAATGCAGTCATTGATAGCCTATTCATGCTGATCAAAATGCTGAAAGATGCACATTTTCTGAATGGAGTCATAGTTCATACTTTACAAAATGCTAATTCATAACTGTGTGatattctttttcctctttttgatttGGGGATTGGATACGTATTATTACTTCAGGTTGGAACATAGCAATTGACACTGAACCTTTTACATGCATACACTGAACCACCGTTCTCTGTCTGCTGCTTGgtttatcttttaatattttgaaGCAAGTCCACTGCAACTGCTAtaagttttagttttgttttctttaaaaatgCAGTGACTACTGTGGGGAATGATGATGTTTCTTTTATGAGCAGATAGCAGAGTCTACTTTTGTTTATTCATGTTGCTTTCTGCGTCTGTTTAAAACTATATCGTTATTTGACATCTCCAAATCTGTTTGGTAAGAGTGTAATTTACTGAAATTTTCAAAGCCACACAGGAGTGTTTATTCATGGGGCTTTCAGGAAGCTGTTTTAGTAATGACTACCCAGTATATTCCAACTAAATCGTCAGTGCTCAATGCTTATTTTATACAAATTTGAGTTTCtgctttctactgttcaattgtTTAATATATTGCTAAAAAGTAACCTTCTGAAATCTGTGAACTTGAACAGATGTAAACGTTTGTATTCCTTTTGTCAAGAGGATATCGCAATGTAGATTTGTACAACTGCTGTTTCTTAGCCGTTTCTTCTGTCTTGTTCGGCTTAGAAATGATCCTCAAACTTCATCTATTGAGAAGAACGATtaggaaaaatcaaaagaataatTAGTAAAAGAGTATATAGTGTCGCTTTCTATGTGTTAGACTGACGTGATAACCAGCTGTACCGCGACACCTTGGGGCCTTGATAACTTGTCCATATAAAGAAGGCGCTATTTTGTTTGTAAATGCAGACATTTTTCAAACTGCAGAAGTGGAGAAGCTAGTCAGAATGAACTCAAATGGGATGATTATATGCTTGTTGTTGCCTCGTGTAGTGTTGCTGTATGTACAGCAATTACTGATTGAGGGTACTAAAGTATATCGCTGCCTAAAATGCCTAAACGCCTAACGTAGTCCTGAGGTActgattgagttttcctttcaCCACAGCAAGTCTCAACAAGAGGCTCCTGGTTTCTTAAGTAAGTTGCACTCCAATTTGGCACGTAAGGAAAACTCCAAAACATAGTTCAGAATGGCTTCACCCGGATTCGAACCGGAGAACTTCAAGGGTTGTTTGGTCGAGATAACAAGTTATCCCGGGATTAGTTATTCCACCCTCAAGGTGGGATAAAAGTAGCACTACAATCCCGGGATGAGTTATCCCATACATTTTatcccaaccaaacatgggataagctcATTCTAAAATTAATCTCACGAGTTATCACTATGAAAACTTGGTGTTAGAGGGTTCTccagttttttctttttacttgtcATAGGTGTGAGTAAAAGGTAAGAAAATTAGTTATAGGCTTCTCCAGCTTGTtaagtttcaaataaaaatctGACTAGAACTTTCTAGCCAATTTTCACCGTAAATTACAAATGtaactttttataaaaattagtAGAAGTAAAGTGATTTAAAATATTCTTAGgggaaaagaaaaatggaaaatctATCCCTAGTAAAAGGTAGTAGACTTTTACACGGAAAATTACAAACACATGTGCACATGACTTGTAAGGTGTtaatccaaataaatattttgctgCAGGGACAAGCTTATTTACTGGAATGATGTAACGTTGCTTAATTTTCTCTTTGGAGGAGCTAATGGACAGGCTCCTGATGATCACGATGGAGGTGAAGATGAACGGGATCATGATCAAAATGGAAGCGCTATTGAGCAAAAATGCTGATCAAGATGGAGGTGTTAATGAATGGGATGATGATCAAAATGGAGACGCTAATGAATAGAAATGATCTATGAAGATGGAGGCGCGCCAATGAACTGAAAGAAGATGTAGATCAACTGGCTGatagaatagataatattgatgaAAATGCAGACAATGATAGCCTCTACTCTGAATGCAGACAATATTGATCAAGATGGTGGCGCTAATGAGCAAAATGCTGATCAAGATGGAGACATTAACGAACAGGTTCCCAATGAACAAAATTTAGGCGCTACTGAGCAAAATGCTGTTCAAGATGGATACGCTAATGAACACGGTCCTAATGATCAAGATGTAGGTGCTAATGAGCAAAATACTGATCCGGATGGTAACACTAATGAACAGGATATGGGAGCTACCGAGAAAAATTCTGATCAAGATGGAAACACTAATGAAGAGATTCCTAATGAATAAGATGTGGGCTCTAGTGTGTAAAATGCTGATCAAGATGGAAATGCGAATGAACGGTGTCCTAATGAGCAAGATGTAGGTGCTAATGAGAAAAGTGTTGATCCAGATGGAGACACTGATGAACAGGTTCCTAATGAACAAGATGTGGGTTCTACTGAGCAAAATGCTGATCAATATGGAGATGCTAATGAACAGGTTTCTAATGAACAAGATTTAGGAGCTGCTGAGCAAAATGCTAATCAAGATGAAGACACTAATGAACAGAATGATGATCAAGATGCAGGCACCCCAATGAACTGAATGAAGATGAAGATCAACTGGCTGATGGAATAGATAATATGAACCAACTAATGATGAAAATGCAGACATTGATAGCCTATTCATGCTGATCAAAATGCAGAAAGATACACTTTCTAAATAGAGCCAGTGTAGTTATTACTTTACAAAATGCTTATCAGTTTGTAATAGGTTCATATAGGACAATCACAATACGCAGTACCTGATCAGCTTCTGATTTTTGAGATTGAAATCAGAAAAATATATAATCCTTCTGTGAGGACAAAACATTGCATTTCACATATCAGGATTAGCTTCTTCTGGAATTACCCTCAACGTAGCAGTAACATCATTGACTCTTTTCACCACTGCATTCAATTGTTTCCCAATGTTGTCACCCATTATATCAATTATCTCCTTTATTGTCCCAACAGGATTTCCATCAAATTCAACAACCACGTCACTAGGGTGAAATCCAGCACGATCAGCAGGGGACCCTGGAGTCACCATTGATACAAGAACTCCCTTGTTGACTTTTGGGAAAGATGGATCTCTTTCCTGAAGCTGTGCAACAACCATATCATTTAGATCGAGCATTTTCAAACCCAACCAAGGTCGAATAACTCTCCCCCTATTCTTGAAGTGGTCTATAATCTTGGTAACCGAATCAATTGGTACGGCAAAGCCCAAACCATCAGCTGCCAGTACTTTCATGATATTAACTCCGACTACTTCTCCATCGACATTTACTAGAGGTCCTCCAGAATTTCAAGCATTAATAGCACAATCAGTCTGCAGATACTCTCGCCGCATGCCTCCAAGTCCAAGATCACTACTTTTACGATCGACGCAGCTCACAATGCCTGCTGTAATTGTATTTTGGAGAGAAAGGGGGCAACCCATAGCCACCACCCAATCCCCAGGGCGAAGCCGCTTGTTTGAAGTGCCAAGTTTTGCAGTTGGAAGTGGAGTTGTAGATTTGATCTTAACAATTGCAATATCAGAATGCAAATCCGCATTGACCACGGTACCCTCAAATACACGGCCATCTTGCAAAGTCACATAACCTTTCCTTTTGACGAAATCCTCAAGCCTTGAAAATCAACCACATGGGCACAAGTCAAAATAGTGCCATCAGCATCTTTTATAGTTCCTGATCCTATACTCCTTCCAGCGCTCAATCCGTGAAAGCTCCTTGATACTGAGAAATTAACAACAGCAGGACCAACAGTGGCAGCTGCATTGGCAATAGTATCTCGTCCGAAACAATTACAACATTTATGTTTCTTCTCACCATCGTCGTCATCTTCCCCAGAACCTTCTTTCTTCACATTCCCAGGTGAGTCCAAACCAATTCTTCTAGCAAAACACGATGGGAAAATATACACTTGAGATTGGTCGGCCGCAGAACGAACGAGTCTGTCTTTTAAGGGATCGGGATCGGGTAACGAAACCaaaattgatgttct
The Capsicum annuum cultivar UCD-10X-F1 chromosome 6, UCD10Xv1.1, whole genome shotgun sequence DNA segment above includes these coding regions:
- the LOC124899649 gene encoding uncharacterized protein DDB_G0290685-like, with amino-acid sequence MIASTLNADNIDQDGGANEQNADQDGDINEQVPNEQNLGATEQNAVQDGYANEHGPNDQDVGANEQNTDPDDGNANERCPNEQDVGANEKSVDPDGDTDEQVPNEQDVGSTEQNADQYGDANEQVSNEQDLGAAEQNANQDEDTNEQNDDQDAGTPMN
- the LOC107874624 gene encoding uncharacterized protein LOC107874624, whose product is MLIFYGLVHFNLQKRDLADAGIFTRMIDVDVSEDAQNRKVIGRNTLAHVRCSGCKMLIGSKFIAVPEPTENIKVGHFSMDLNELIDWKGVTLFNSLLGIGGATEQAPAGQDGGANEQNADQDGDANERIPMEQDLGANEQNADQDEDANEQVPMEQDLGANEQNAEQDEDANEQVPNEQDVVANEQNANQDEVGGAQRKRRRTSM